Proteins co-encoded in one Amia ocellicauda isolate fAmiCal2 chromosome 11, fAmiCal2.hap1, whole genome shotgun sequence genomic window:
- the fbxl3l gene encoding F-box/LRR-repeat protein 3 isoform X3, which yields MKRGRINISAESQALSPTEGGGKKHKGALCSLFRSASHRQECVQDWGNLPHHVVLQVFQNLSLVDRARASSVCRRWNEVFHIPDLWRRFEFELNQPATSYLKSTHPDLIQQIIKKHAQHLQYVSFKVDSCTESAEAACDILSQLVNCTIKTLGLISTARPSFMNVSQSHFASALTVVFVNSKSLSSIKIDDTPVDDPSLKVLVANNSDTLKLLKMSSCPHVSPAGILCVADQCHGLRELALNYHLLSDELLLALSGEKHVHLEHLRIDVVSENPGQTHFHTIKKKSWDALINHSPKVNIVMYFFLYEEEFDPFFCEETPVTHLYFGRAVSKEMLGRIGLNCPRLVELVVCANGFEPLDDELIRIADRCKNLTAIGLGECEVTCSGFVEFVKMCGGRLTQLSIMEEVLIPDNSYNVEQIHNEVSKHLGRMWFPDMMPTW from the exons atgaagcgaGGAAGAATAAATATCAGTGCGGAGAGTCAAGCTCTTTCCCCCACTGAAGGAGGCGGCAAGAAACACAAGGGTGCATTATGCAGCTTGTTTCGAAGTGCGTCGCACCGACAGGAGTGTGTGCAGGACTGGGGGAACTTGCCCCACCACGTGGTGCTGCAGGTCTTCCAGAACCTGTCTCTGGTCGACCGGGCTCGCGCCTCCTCTGTGTGCCGGCGGTGGAATGAAGTTTTCCACATCCCTGACCTGTGGCGGAGATTCGAATTCGAGCTCAACCAGCCGGCCACTTCATACCTCAAATCCACTCACCCCGATCTCATCCAGCAGATTATTAAGAAGCATGCTCAACACCTGCAGTATGTCAGCTTCAAG GTTGACAGTTGTACAGAGTCGGCAGAGGCGGCGTGCGACATTCTCTCCCAGCTGGTGAACTGCACGATCAAAACCCTGGGGTTAATCTCCACAGCAAGGCCGAGCTTCATGAATGTGTCACAG TCTCACTTCGCGTCTGCTCTCACGGTGGTGTTTGTGAATTCCAAGTCCCTCTCTTCGATTAAGATCGATGACACGCCGGTGGACGACCCGTCTCTGAAAGTTTTGGTAGCAAACAACAGTGACACACTGAAACTGTTGAAGATGAGCAGCTGCCCTCACGTCTCCCCAGCGG GCATCCTGTGCGTGGCTGACCAGTGCCATGGCCTGAGGGAGCTGGCTTTGAACTATCACCTCCTGAGCGACGAGCTGCTGCTGGCCCTGTCCGGCGAGAAGCACGTGCACCTGGAGCACCTCCGCATCGACGTGGTCAGCGAGAACCCCGGGCAGACGCACTTCCACACCATCAAGAAGAAGAGCTGGGACGCGCTGATCAACCACTCCCCCAAGGTCAACATCGTTATGTACTTCTTCCTGTACGAGGAGGAGTTCGACCCCTTCTTCTGCGAGGAGACCCCCGTCACTCACCTGTACTTCGGCCGGGCGGTCAGCAAGGAGATGCTGGGCCGCATCGGACTCAACTGCCCCCGGCTGGTGGAGCTGGTGGTGTGCGCCAACGGGTTCGAGCCCCTGGACGACGAGCTGATCAGAATCGCGGACCGCTGCAAGAACCTGACGGCCATCGGGCTCGGGGAGTGCGAGGTCACCTGCAGCGGCTTCGTGGAGTTCGTCAAGATGTGTGGCGGACGGCTCACCCAGCTCTCCATCATGGAAGAGGTCTTGATACCAGACAACAGCTACAATGTGGAGCAGATTCACAATGAGGTGTCCAAACATCTGGGGAGAATGTGGTTCCCAGACATGATGCCTACCTGGTAG
- the fbxl3l gene encoding F-box/LRR-repeat protein 3 isoform X2: MAAAAAPVRYCCSATPGRMKRGRINISAESQALSPTEGGGKKHKGALCSLFRSASHRQECVQDWGNLPHHVVLQVFQNLSLVDRARASSVCRRWNEVFHIPDLWRRFEFELNQPATSYLKSTHPDLIQQIIKKHAQHLQYVSFKVDSCTESAEAACDILSQLVNCTIKTLGLISTARPSFMNVSQSHFASALTVVFVNSKSLSSIKIDDTPVDDPSLKVLVANNSDTLKLLKMSSCPHVSPAGILCVADQCHGLRELALNYHLLSDELLLALSGEKHVHLEHLRIDVVSENPGQTHFHTIKKKSWDALINHSPKVNIVMYFFLYEEEFDPFFCEETPVTHLYFGRAVSKEMLGRIGLNCPRLVELVVCANGFEPLDDELIRIADRCKNLTAIGLGECEVTCSGFVEFVKMCGGRLTQLSIMEEVLIPDNSYNVEQIHNEVSKHLGRMWFPDMMPTW; the protein is encoded by the exons ATGGCTGCAGCCGCCGCGCCGGTGCGTTATTGCTGCAGTGCAACACCTGGCAG aatgaagcgaGGAAGAATAAATATCAGTGCGGAGAGTCAAGCTCTTTCCCCCACTGAAGGAGGCGGCAAGAAACACAAGGGTGCATTATGCAGCTTGTTTCGAAGTGCGTCGCACCGACAGGAGTGTGTGCAGGACTGGGGGAACTTGCCCCACCACGTGGTGCTGCAGGTCTTCCAGAACCTGTCTCTGGTCGACCGGGCTCGCGCCTCCTCTGTGTGCCGGCGGTGGAATGAAGTTTTCCACATCCCTGACCTGTGGCGGAGATTCGAATTCGAGCTCAACCAGCCGGCCACTTCATACCTCAAATCCACTCACCCCGATCTCATCCAGCAGATTATTAAGAAGCATGCTCAACACCTGCAGTATGTCAGCTTCAAG GTTGACAGTTGTACAGAGTCGGCAGAGGCGGCGTGCGACATTCTCTCCCAGCTGGTGAACTGCACGATCAAAACCCTGGGGTTAATCTCCACAGCAAGGCCGAGCTTCATGAATGTGTCACAG TCTCACTTCGCGTCTGCTCTCACGGTGGTGTTTGTGAATTCCAAGTCCCTCTCTTCGATTAAGATCGATGACACGCCGGTGGACGACCCGTCTCTGAAAGTTTTGGTAGCAAACAACAGTGACACACTGAAACTGTTGAAGATGAGCAGCTGCCCTCACGTCTCCCCAGCGG GCATCCTGTGCGTGGCTGACCAGTGCCATGGCCTGAGGGAGCTGGCTTTGAACTATCACCTCCTGAGCGACGAGCTGCTGCTGGCCCTGTCCGGCGAGAAGCACGTGCACCTGGAGCACCTCCGCATCGACGTGGTCAGCGAGAACCCCGGGCAGACGCACTTCCACACCATCAAGAAGAAGAGCTGGGACGCGCTGATCAACCACTCCCCCAAGGTCAACATCGTTATGTACTTCTTCCTGTACGAGGAGGAGTTCGACCCCTTCTTCTGCGAGGAGACCCCCGTCACTCACCTGTACTTCGGCCGGGCGGTCAGCAAGGAGATGCTGGGCCGCATCGGACTCAACTGCCCCCGGCTGGTGGAGCTGGTGGTGTGCGCCAACGGGTTCGAGCCCCTGGACGACGAGCTGATCAGAATCGCGGACCGCTGCAAGAACCTGACGGCCATCGGGCTCGGGGAGTGCGAGGTCACCTGCAGCGGCTTCGTGGAGTTCGTCAAGATGTGTGGCGGACGGCTCACCCAGCTCTCCATCATGGAAGAGGTCTTGATACCAGACAACAGCTACAATGTGGAGCAGATTCACAATGAGGTGTCCAAACATCTGGGGAGAATGTGGTTCCCAGACATGATGCCTACCTGGTAG
- the fbxl3l gene encoding F-box/LRR-repeat protein 3 isoform X1 — protein sequence MPMAAATSDHPPSVSLKSEPLFRMKRGRINISAESQALSPTEGGGKKHKGALCSLFRSASHRQECVQDWGNLPHHVVLQVFQNLSLVDRARASSVCRRWNEVFHIPDLWRRFEFELNQPATSYLKSTHPDLIQQIIKKHAQHLQYVSFKVDSCTESAEAACDILSQLVNCTIKTLGLISTARPSFMNVSQSHFASALTVVFVNSKSLSSIKIDDTPVDDPSLKVLVANNSDTLKLLKMSSCPHVSPAGILCVADQCHGLRELALNYHLLSDELLLALSGEKHVHLEHLRIDVVSENPGQTHFHTIKKKSWDALINHSPKVNIVMYFFLYEEEFDPFFCEETPVTHLYFGRAVSKEMLGRIGLNCPRLVELVVCANGFEPLDDELIRIADRCKNLTAIGLGECEVTCSGFVEFVKMCGGRLTQLSIMEEVLIPDNSYNVEQIHNEVSKHLGRMWFPDMMPTW from the exons ATGCCCATGGCAGCTGCTACCTCAGATCATCCACCCAGTGTGAGCTTAAAATCAGAGCCGTTATTTAG aatgaagcgaGGAAGAATAAATATCAGTGCGGAGAGTCAAGCTCTTTCCCCCACTGAAGGAGGCGGCAAGAAACACAAGGGTGCATTATGCAGCTTGTTTCGAAGTGCGTCGCACCGACAGGAGTGTGTGCAGGACTGGGGGAACTTGCCCCACCACGTGGTGCTGCAGGTCTTCCAGAACCTGTCTCTGGTCGACCGGGCTCGCGCCTCCTCTGTGTGCCGGCGGTGGAATGAAGTTTTCCACATCCCTGACCTGTGGCGGAGATTCGAATTCGAGCTCAACCAGCCGGCCACTTCATACCTCAAATCCACTCACCCCGATCTCATCCAGCAGATTATTAAGAAGCATGCTCAACACCTGCAGTATGTCAGCTTCAAG GTTGACAGTTGTACAGAGTCGGCAGAGGCGGCGTGCGACATTCTCTCCCAGCTGGTGAACTGCACGATCAAAACCCTGGGGTTAATCTCCACAGCAAGGCCGAGCTTCATGAATGTGTCACAG TCTCACTTCGCGTCTGCTCTCACGGTGGTGTTTGTGAATTCCAAGTCCCTCTCTTCGATTAAGATCGATGACACGCCGGTGGACGACCCGTCTCTGAAAGTTTTGGTAGCAAACAACAGTGACACACTGAAACTGTTGAAGATGAGCAGCTGCCCTCACGTCTCCCCAGCGG GCATCCTGTGCGTGGCTGACCAGTGCCATGGCCTGAGGGAGCTGGCTTTGAACTATCACCTCCTGAGCGACGAGCTGCTGCTGGCCCTGTCCGGCGAGAAGCACGTGCACCTGGAGCACCTCCGCATCGACGTGGTCAGCGAGAACCCCGGGCAGACGCACTTCCACACCATCAAGAAGAAGAGCTGGGACGCGCTGATCAACCACTCCCCCAAGGTCAACATCGTTATGTACTTCTTCCTGTACGAGGAGGAGTTCGACCCCTTCTTCTGCGAGGAGACCCCCGTCACTCACCTGTACTTCGGCCGGGCGGTCAGCAAGGAGATGCTGGGCCGCATCGGACTCAACTGCCCCCGGCTGGTGGAGCTGGTGGTGTGCGCCAACGGGTTCGAGCCCCTGGACGACGAGCTGATCAGAATCGCGGACCGCTGCAAGAACCTGACGGCCATCGGGCTCGGGGAGTGCGAGGTCACCTGCAGCGGCTTCGTGGAGTTCGTCAAGATGTGTGGCGGACGGCTCACCCAGCTCTCCATCATGGAAGAGGTCTTGATACCAGACAACAGCTACAATGTGGAGCAGATTCACAATGAGGTGTCCAAACATCTGGGGAGAATGTGGTTCCCAGACATGATGCCTACCTGGTAG